One genomic segment of [Phormidium] sp. ETS-05 includes these proteins:
- a CDS encoding DNA cytosine methyltransferase, translating into MKINHLHRKFPHNYTVLSLFSGAGGLDLGFEAEGFKLLAAIDNNPWCIKTIQYNRPQWNPILGDVCTYNPPLEAHPDVLLAGVPCQGFSLGGERNNHDPRNLLYQQVLRIAHLCQPRVIIIENVLNLRTMKAPHTGVSFAQQIATELEDIGYEVLADIFKVSHYGVPQTRRRFVFVAFRDGRPPCYFLPRPESETTIRDYLYDLAYSQTTDLPNHQPSWGFKSTVHQETGAPFDPTEPIFPVRLSRTASDGNPIRSFDAPFPAIDTATLWGWAQGNVIAARYHKDRCNGKFVRNPAADVTLWRISASRLRAFTPREYARLQTFPDDWVFLGGNKRDIQQQIGNAVPVQFARKLARNVRIALDCLGQGEPFFDDMAEGNLLLF; encoded by the coding sequence ATGAAAATCAATCACCTACATCGAAAATTTCCCCATAATTATACTGTCCTGAGCCTATTCAGCGGTGCTGGTGGTCTAGATTTAGGTTTTGAAGCCGAGGGATTTAAGCTGCTAGCAGCTATCGATAATAACCCTTGGTGCATTAAAACTATCCAATATAACCGCCCCCAATGGAACCCGATTTTAGGGGATGTTTGCACCTACAACCCGCCACTAGAAGCCCACCCAGATGTCCTCCTCGCTGGCGTCCCCTGTCAAGGATTTTCCCTGGGAGGAGAGCGCAACAACCATGACCCCCGCAACCTCCTTTATCAACAGGTGTTGCGGATTGCCCATCTTTGCCAACCCAGAGTTATTATAATTGAAAATGTCCTAAATTTGCGCACAATGAAGGCTCCCCATACGGGAGTTTCTTTTGCCCAGCAGATTGCCACTGAATTAGAGGATATTGGCTATGAAGTTTTAGCCGACATCTTTAAAGTATCTCATTACGGCGTCCCCCAAACCCGTCGCCGCTTTGTATTTGTAGCATTTCGAGACGGTCGCCCACCTTGCTATTTTTTACCCAGACCAGAATCAGAAACCACCATCCGAGATTATCTCTACGATTTAGCCTATTCCCAAACCACAGACTTGCCCAACCACCAGCCAAGTTGGGGGTTTAAAAGTACAGTACATCAAGAAACCGGTGCCCCATTTGACCCCACCGAACCCATATTCCCAGTGAGGTTGTCTAGAACTGCCTCCGATGGCAACCCAATTAGGTCTTTTGATGCCCCATTTCCTGCTATTGATACAGCAACTTTGTGGGGGTGGGCGCAAGGAAATGTCATAGCTGCACGTTATCACAAAGATAGATGTAATGGCAAATTTGTCAGAAATCCCGCCGCCGATGTCACTCTATGGCGGATTTCCGCTTCTCGGTTGAGGGCTTTCACCCCGCGAGAGTATGCTCGGTTACAGACATTTCCCGATGATTGGGTGTTTCTAGGGGGTAATAAACGAGACATTCAGCAGCAAATTGGTAATGCTGTCCCGGTGCAGTTTGCTCGCAAGTTGGCCAGAAATGTTAGAATAGCTTTAGACTGCTTGGGGCAAGGCGAGCCTTTTTTTGATGATATGGCTGAGGGCAATTTGCTGCTATTTTAG
- a CDS encoding class I SAM-dependent methyltransferase, whose amino-acid sequence MTNDIFGKKQEFFDAWAPFYDCPLTSIFYLAVHQRMLEYAKLPENAKVLDIGCGTGRLLRRLAAENPTLQGVGLDLSPQMLAEARSNNRYADRLMFREGNGESLPFDNPQFDAVFNTISFLHYPHPEKMLAEVARVLQPGGYFYLADTTVREEQGDFHWNFSPSGVRFYSPQRREELGREAGLAVVQHYYLLGPVLLTVFTKSSGELLRG is encoded by the coding sequence ATGACTAATGATATTTTCGGCAAAAAACAGGAATTTTTCGACGCTTGGGCACCTTTCTATGATTGTCCCCTGACTTCGATTTTTTATCTGGCGGTGCATCAGCGGATGTTGGAATATGCGAAATTACCAGAAAATGCTAAAGTCCTAGATATTGGTTGCGGGACCGGGCGACTGTTGCGACGGTTGGCGGCGGAAAACCCCACTTTACAAGGCGTTGGGTTAGATTTATCGCCGCAAATGCTGGCGGAAGCGCGATCGAACAACCGATATGCCGATCGCCTGATGTTTCGGGAAGGCAATGGCGAATCTTTACCCTTTGATAACCCTCAATTTGATGCAGTTTTTAATACTATCAGCTTTTTGCATTATCCTCACCCGGAAAAAATGTTAGCAGAAGTGGCGCGGGTGCTGCAACCGGGAGGATATTTTTACTTAGCGGATACCACCGTCAGGGAAGAACAGGGGGATTTTCACTGGAACTTTTCCCCCTCTGGGGTGCGGTTTTACAGTCCGCAACGGCGGGAAGAGTTGGGGAGAGAGGCTGGTTTGGCAGTGGTACAGCATTACTACCTACTCGGCCCGGTTTTACTGACAGTTTTTACTAAAAGTAGTGGGGAACTTTTGCGGGGGTAA
- a CDS encoding response regulator, which produces MKTVLIVEDDPANLFVFSKMVSKRGGLAVKHTEDVAEVLTMAGTGAADIILMDIILPHSEYQGKIVSGLEISKMLKANPQTAKVPVILVSSEGTVNDAKRYLDESGADGYFAKPIVDWPQFIAQLNSLLPA; this is translated from the coding sequence ATGAAAACTGTTTTAATCGTGGAAGACGACCCGGCGAACTTGTTCGTTTTCTCTAAGATGGTTTCCAAGCGGGGTGGTTTAGCTGTCAAGCATACGGAAGACGTGGCGGAAGTGTTGACAATGGCGGGGACGGGGGCAGCGGATATTATTTTGATGGATATTATTTTACCTCATAGTGAGTATCAGGGGAAAATAGTGAGCGGGTTGGAAATCTCCAAAATGCTCAAGGCGAATCCGCAGACGGCGAAAGTGCCGGTGATTTTGGTGAGTTCTGAGGGCACTGTGAACGATGCTAAGCGCTATCTTGATGAAAGTGGCGCTGATGGCTACTTTGCAAAACCGATCGTCGATTGGCCACAATTTATAGCACAACTAAATTCTCTGCTCCCGGCATAA
- a CDS encoding ShlB/FhaC/HecB family hemolysin secretion/activation protein: MELSWSLKRAILSWGVSISTAATIATVASANETPGGNEAVSTISTPEMLSGTPEACSSFSETPAPQINAFAPETAPNHPSTRSLLPCTSAPPSSSGAALLTGVVPRDSNGLFPQNASRSGEKFFLQAQSPQIPPNAPPPPQVDSPDPNRQRFPQPAPNPEPPKPTEETPVLPPTPSGQQQTPEEDGSPKLLVEKIQVVGSTVLTEADIQQVVGPLEGKEVTLEELRSAADTITQIYLDRGYITSRALLADQEIKDGVVEIRVVEGILQEIQVEGNTRIKPFYIRNRIALGADSPLSTASLEDQLRLLRLDPLFNTIEASLRAGDEIGKSVLLVRVKEASPFFTNFSIDNFSPPSVGSERFGANVRMRNLTGIGDEVSVAYYFSNGDSKVYDFSYRVPVNAMNGTVQLRVAPNRNSIVQEPFDALNIRGESELYEVSFRQPLVRSPREELALSLGYTFQNGQTFTFQGPTPFGFGPDEDGVSRTSVIKFGQDYLRRDAQGAWSFRSQFSIGTGWFDATVNSNPVPDSRFVSWTGQVQRVQRLGSRQLLIIQSDLQLTPHSLLSSQQFVIGGGASLRGYRQNVRSGDNGFRFSAENRITVSKSSSGAPVFQVAPFIDMGAVWNHDDNPNPLPEETVLMGAGAGILWQLLPGFNIRLDYARPIIDTADKGTNAQDEGFYFSVNYGF, from the coding sequence ATGGAACTGAGCTGGAGTTTGAAGCGGGCAATTTTATCCTGGGGAGTTTCCATTTCCACTGCAGCGACGATCGCCACAGTCGCATCTGCCAACGAAACACCTGGAGGAAATGAAGCCGTCAGCACGATATCTACACCGGAGATGCTTTCGGGCACTCCAGAAGCCTGTAGCAGTTTTTCCGAAACACCAGCGCCACAAATCAACGCTTTTGCCCCAGAGACAGCCCCAAATCACCCCAGCACCCGATCGCTACTCCCTTGCACCAGCGCTCCCCCATCCTCATCCGGCGCCGCTCTGCTAACAGGAGTTGTCCCTAGAGATAGCAATGGACTATTTCCCCAAAATGCCAGCAGGAGCGGGGAAAAGTTTTTCCTGCAAGCCCAGTCACCCCAAATACCCCCCAACGCCCCGCCACCGCCACAAGTGGACAGCCCGGACCCGAATCGCCAGCGCTTTCCTCAACCAGCGCCAAATCCGGAGCCGCCTAAACCCACAGAAGAAACTCCCGTACTGCCCCCAACCCCATCAGGGCAACAACAGACCCCAGAGGAAGACGGCTCTCCTAAGCTATTGGTCGAGAAAATCCAAGTGGTGGGATCTACGGTATTGACGGAAGCTGACATCCAACAAGTGGTCGGCCCCCTAGAGGGAAAAGAGGTAACATTAGAAGAGCTGCGCTCAGCCGCCGACACGATTACCCAAATCTATCTCGATCGGGGCTACATTACCTCCCGGGCACTACTCGCCGACCAAGAAATCAAGGATGGTGTAGTGGAAATTCGGGTGGTGGAAGGGATTTTGCAAGAAATCCAAGTAGAAGGCAATACCCGCATCAAGCCATTTTATATCCGCAATCGCATTGCCTTGGGGGCTGATAGTCCCCTGAGTACGGCTAGTTTGGAAGACCAACTGCGACTGCTGCGCCTAGATCCTTTGTTTAATACGATTGAAGCCAGCTTGCGCGCTGGGGATGAAATCGGCAAAAGCGTTCTGTTGGTAAGGGTGAAGGAAGCCAGCCCGTTTTTTACCAATTTCAGTATCGACAACTTCTCGCCGCCTTCGGTGGGTTCGGAGCGGTTTGGGGCAAACGTGCGGATGCGGAACCTCACCGGGATCGGGGATGAAGTCTCTGTGGCTTATTACTTCTCTAACGGTGATTCCAAGGTTTACGATTTCAGCTACCGGGTGCCAGTTAATGCTATGAATGGTACGGTGCAGCTACGGGTAGCGCCTAACCGGAACTCGATCGTCCAAGAGCCTTTTGATGCTCTGAATATTCGCGGGGAGTCGGAACTTTACGAAGTGTCTTTCCGCCAGCCTCTGGTACGATCGCCCCGGGAAGAATTGGCCCTTTCTCTTGGCTACACCTTCCAGAACGGTCAAACTTTCACTTTCCAAGGCCCGACGCCCTTCGGCTTCGGCCCCGATGAAGATGGCGTTAGCCGCACCAGCGTGATTAAATTTGGCCAAGACTACCTGCGGCGCGACGCCCAGGGTGCTTGGTCATTCCGATCGCAATTCAGCATCGGCACCGGCTGGTTTGATGCCACCGTCAATTCCAACCCCGTACCCGATAGCCGCTTCGTCAGTTGGACCGGCCAAGTGCAGCGGGTTCAGCGCCTTGGCAGCAGACAACTGCTCATCATCCAAAGCGACCTCCAGCTCACCCCCCACAGCCTCCTATCCTCCCAGCAATTCGTCATCGGCGGCGGCGCCTCCCTCCGAGGCTACCGGCAAAACGTCCGTTCCGGTGACAACGGTTTCCGCTTCTCCGCAGAAAACCGCATTACCGTTAGCAAGTCCTCCTCCGGCGCCCCCGTCTTCCAAGTCGCCCCCTTTATCGATATGGGTGCCGTCTGGAACCATGACGACAACCCCAACCCCCTTCCCGAAGAAACTGTTTTGATGGGTGCTGGCGCCGGTATCCTCTGGCAACTACTCCCCGGTTTCAACATTCGCCTCGACTACGCCCGTCCCATAATTGATACCGCCGACAAAGGCACTAATGCCCAAGATGAAGGTTTCTACTTCAGCGTCAATTACGGGTTTTAG
- a CDS encoding DUF928 domain-containing protein yields MVWHKSPLHPILITIALSAGLVAIPASLSRAQNGANAPARSEIKVGWNSFEPPETGAPGRRVGGGTRSICPAEARGLTALVPQTNMGRTMSASPTVILYIPALPTETTVEFTVTAVSEDNYTQVSQQSFQTVGGSTIALPLPETETSLDVGKLYYWDFSIVCNPNDKSGNIVVGGWIDRIQPSSVLTAELQNASPEKAFEIYSREYIWYDAAASLALLRLAAPDDKTLAKTWQDLLASVGLEDIANAPLATMTSTPNNQSAAP; encoded by the coding sequence TATCGGCGGGACTGGTGGCCATCCCCGCGTCTTTATCGCGAGCCCAAAATGGTGCGAATGCTCCGGCTCGATCGGAAATCAAGGTGGGTTGGAATTCCTTTGAGCCTCCGGAAACCGGAGCCCCTGGACGCCGCGTTGGTGGTGGCACTAGGAGCATCTGCCCCGCTGAAGCCCGGGGGCTCACAGCCTTGGTGCCCCAAACCAATATGGGGCGAACCATGAGCGCAAGTCCCACGGTGATATTGTATATCCCCGCCTTACCCACAGAAACGACTGTGGAGTTTACCGTTACGGCGGTGTCGGAGGACAACTATACCCAGGTGAGCCAGCAGAGTTTCCAGACGGTTGGCGGTAGCACGATCGCCCTGCCTCTACCGGAAACTGAAACATCTCTTGATGTGGGTAAACTTTACTACTGGGATTTTTCCATCGTCTGTAATCCTAACGACAAATCCGGCAATATTGTCGTCGGTGGCTGGATCGATCGCATCCAACCCTCCTCCGTCCTCACCGCCGAACTCCAAAACGCCTCTCCAGAAAAAGCATTCGAGATTTACTCTCGTGAGTACATCTGGTATGACGCCGCCGCCAGCCTCGCTCTTCTTCGCCTAGCTGCACCCGATGACAAAACTTTGGCCAAAACATGGCAGGATCTGCTCGCCTCTGTAGGACTTGAGGACATCGCTAATGCCCCCTTGGCCACTATGACTTCCACCCCCAACAACCAATCTGCAGCGCCCTAG